The window ACAATTCCGCTTTGCAAAACACGATCCGGCGTATCGTTGGCAATAATTTTTCCGTGACTGACAATTACCAGTTTGTCCGCTTGAATTTTAAGCGCTTCTTCCAAACGATGCTCGATAATAATGACCGTTAAATCCAATTTTTTCTGCAGTTGGGAGATCAATTCAATTGCTGCTCTTCCAGCCGCCGGATCGAGATTGGCCAATGGCTCGTCAAACAAAAGAATTTTACTGTCCGAGCTTAGAACCCCGGCCATACTGACCCGCTGCTTTTGCCCGCCGGAAAGCTCCTGGGGATGATGATTTCTAACTGATTGAAGATTTAATTCCTTTAACCAATAGTTGGTTTTCTCTAAAAGTGTCTGATGATCGGTATTTTCATTTTCAAGCAGAAAAGAAACGTCTTCGGCAACTGTCATGCCGACAAACTGAGCATCGGTATCCTGAAGGACAGTGGCAACGGCAAAAGACAAATTGAAAATATCCAGTTTGGCGACATCCCGGTCATTAACCAAAATTTGGCCATTAAGTTTGCCCGGAAAACTTTGTGGAATCAAGCCGTTGATTAAATGACCAATTGTTGTTTTACCAGAACCAGAAGGCCCGGCAATAATAATTTTCTCCCCATAATCAAAAACAAAGCTGACATCATGCAATGTGGCTTGGCTTTGAACGCGGTACTTAAAATTAACATTTTTAAAAGTAACAGCTGGCATAGAAATTAATCTTCAGACTTTAACGATCCCGACCTGGTTCTGGTCTTGCTATAGGCAGCCAACAGAATCGTTCCAACGATCGCAATTGCGACCATGTTGCCAACGCCAGCCCAAATACCCTGCAAAAATACTTTGGCAGCCGGCTGCTTGTAAACAACAATGTCTCCAAGCGGAGCAATCAAAAACCAGGCAATTGCGTTGGAGATGATCTGCCAAATATTGAAGAAAATAATTTTTTTCTTCGTTAAAGGTTCGCTTTGCAATTTCAGGCGGGACTTCGTTAATCCCAATAACAAGCCCAAAACTCCATCGGCAAAAACCCAAGTCCACCAAACGCCCCAGCCAGAGGCTGTGTCATTTAAAGCATGACCGATAAAGCCAACCAAAAAACCAACGATCGGACCAAAAATGGCTCCAATCAAACTGAGCCAGGGTTCGCCCAAATTAATCGTTGTATTGGCAACAGGAGTCGGTACTGCCAAAAAGCGCATTAGAACAAAGAAGACCGCCGTGCCAATCCCAATAGCAACAACATCTCTGACACTAATAAAACTTTTTTTCTTTTCCTGCATAATTCCTTCTCCTCATTTTTTAAATCTCTGTCTTTTTAATTTTAAAATCTGGACCAAAAGCGGTATCCGTCTTTATTTAAGCAAAACCAGCAAAAGGTGCCGGCATCAATCACTAATTTATAAAAAGTACTTTATGGTTTGTCTTCTCCCTGGCCATGTTCGGCATCATATTTAGCCGCGAAATCCTCATGTGACATTCGTTGCCAAAAATCAGCTTTATTCGTCTGTCGCTGGCGGGCAATTCCCATTGCATGCCGGTCAACGTTGTCGGTAATCGTCGAACCGGCTGCCGTAATGGCTTCGGAAGCAATTTCAACCGGAGCTATCAACTTGCTGTTGCTGCCAATAAAGGCCCGATCCCCAACTTTGGTTATATGTTTGTTTTTACCGTCGTAATTAACGAAAATTGTTCCTGCGCCAATATTAACCGCCTGACCAACTTCGGCATCCCCAACATAAGTCAAATGGCCAATATGGGTATGATCGCCAATCTTGGCGTTTTTCGTTTCGACAAAATTTCCAATATGGACGTCAATACCGGTAATAGTTTTTTCACGCAAATGAGCATACGGACCGATAACGTTTTCGGCTCCGATTACCGAGTCGTGTTCGATAACCGTGCCGGGTTTAATAATAGTGCCGGTCCCAACAAGAACATTAGCATCAATGTAGGTAGTCAAAGGATCGATCATCGTAACGCCATTGGTCATCATCTGATTGTTAATCCGTTTTCGAGCAATTTTGCTAACCGCTGCCAATTGTTGTTGAGTATTCACTCCAAGGATGTCCTGCCAATCCGCAGCCTGAACAATCTTGGCACCGGGCAGGGCGTCAGTCAAATAATATTCGCTTTGGGAATTATCAGTCGTAACGTTATTGATTGCCCGTTTAATATAGTCGGTACGAAAAAGATAAACGCCGGCATTAACCAAATTTATCTTCTGTTGGTCGGTGGTTGCGTCTTTTTCTTCGACGATTTGTTCGACAACGTTGCGTTCGCCAACCGGAATCACGCGGCCATAACCAAAAGGTTTTTTGAGATCGGCCGTCAGCAATGCCGCATCGAATCCCTCGCCCTGCTTCACCAGATCAATCAAAGCATTTTCGGTTATCAGAGGCATATCGGCATTAATAACAATAAGTTTTTCGGCGTCAATCTTTGGAAAAGCATTTCGCAAAGCATCGGCAGAACCTAATTGTTCTTTTTGAACAACGGTTTCATCAACATAAGAAGAAAAATCTTCGTCTGCCGCCTGAACAGCAATAATATTTTTCGGATCGAATTTTCTGACTGCCCGGCAAATCCATTCAAGCATCGGTAGACCGGCGACTTCATGCAGCGGTTTGGGTATACCGTCTTTCATGCGGACACCCTTGCCAGCCGCTAAAATAACAACATCAACTTCTGACAATCTTATTTTCCCTTCCTCTGAAAATGTTCTGCTTATAATTTCCAAACTGAACTTTAATCACTTCTCCGGAATCAAGATTAGTATCAACATGCAGCAAAGAGGTGAAATCGTCGACTTGGCGCTCCTGAGCCCGGCCTTCGGCAAAAATAGCAACCCCTTTGACATCAGAATCAAATTCCTTTGCAAGTGTCTTCATACCATTGATCGTGCCACCGGCTTTCATGAAGTCGTCGACAATTAAAATATTCAAACCAGTCGGTAAACTGCGCCGGGACAATTCCATCTTTTCGACATGTTTGGAAGAACCGGTTAAATAATTGACTGAAACAGTCGGACCTTCAGTAACTTTGTTTTCTCCCGAACGGACAATCACGAAAGGCACGTTTAGTTGTTCGGCAACAGCTGCAGCCATCGGGACACCTTTGGTTGCTGCGGTCATAACTGCCTGGATATCAGTGTTTAAATACTCCGTTGCAACCAAACGACCAACTTGGCGCAAAACCGACGGTTTGCCTAAAAGATCGGAAAGATAAACGTAGCCACCGGGCAAAACCCGCGTCTCGTCATTAACCTGTTTGAGCATGTCATTAACAAATTCATCGGCCTCTCTTTCTAAAATATATGGATAAAATTTTGCTCCGCCGGCAGCTCCGGGGATCGTCTCCAAAAGTCCAACGCCGCGCTCTTTTAAAGTCTTTTTTAGAATTGTTAAATCTTCGGAAATCGATGACTTAGCCGAAGAATAGCGGTTAGCAAAAAAAGTCAACGGCACAAGTGTACGCGGCCTTTCCACAAGATAATGAGTCATATCTACTAAACGTTCAGCTCGGGGTGTTTTCATAAATGTCCTTTCGCTAATATTCTACTAAAAAAAACGATTAATACCAGCAAATTCCGAACATTCGTCAATTTTTTAAAATAGTTTCGATGCAGTTTAATACAATTCGGTTAGAATAAGGCTTATGAAAATTGTCAAATTCGGCGGAAGTTCATTAGCCAGCGGAACTCAAATCAGAAAGGTCTTTCGAATTGTAAAAAGCGATCCGGAAAGAAAAATTGTCGTTGTTTCGGCTCCCGGAAAACGATTCAAAGGCGATGTGAAAATTACTGATCTTTTGCTGCAACTGGCCGAGGCCATTTTAAGCAAGGAAAAAACTGCTCAAATCTATGAACAGATCTTTCTTCGCTATCAAGCTATCGGTGATTTCTTTAAAATTCCAGCGACAGGAATCGAAGAGCTTAAAGCACATCTCTATTCGGTTGCCAAAGCAAATTATCCATCTGATGAGTTTTTCAAAGCTGCTTTATCAGCCCAAGGCGAAAATATGTCGGCCCGACTAATCACGATTATTTTTAAGCAGCTCGGAATGAATGTCCGTCTTCTAACACCAAAAGAAGTTGGCTTAACTGTAAGCGACGAAGCCAGAAAAGCACAAATTTTACCAGGTTCTTACGCGAAAATTGCCCAAACAGAAATTGCCGATAATGAAGTACTTATCTTCCCAGGTTTTTTCGGTATCACAAAAAACGGTTTAATCAATACCTTTTCACGTGGCGGGTCCGATATTACAGGAGCAATTTTAGCCCGCGGATTCGGAGCCGATTTATACGAAAATTTTACAGACGTTGATTCGATTTACGCCGTTAATCCCAATTTAGTGGACAATCCGGCACCAATTAGAGAAATGACCTACAACGAAATGCGTGAGCTAAGCTATGCCGGCTTTGCTGTTTTTCACGACGAAGCAATCCTGCCGGCAATCCAGGGGAAAATCCCAATCTGTGTAAAAAACACGAATCATCCCGAAATGCCCGGAACGATCATTGTTCCGCGCGATAAAGTTTCGCATAAAAATAAAATTACTGGTATCGCCAGTTCCCATCATTTTCAAGCTATTTACCTTCACCGTTATTTGGTCAACCGGGAAGTCGGTTTCACGGCTAAAATATTAAAAATCATGGCTGATTTGGATATTTCCTACGAACATATGCCGTCAGGAATTGATGACCTGACGATTATTCTGGATAAAAACCAGTTAACAAAGGGACGCAAAGAAAAACTGACACAAAGAATTAAAGACGAAATTCAGCCGGATGATCTCCAGTGGAAAAACGACTACGCAATCATTATGGTGGTTGGCGAAGGGCTAGTTAACCGTGTCGGCGCAATGGCGGACATCGTTGACCCGATCAGAAATGCCGGAATTTCTTTGACAATGGTGAATCAGGGATCTTCGGAAATTTCAATCATGCTCGGCGTCCGTCCGGAAGACGAACAAAAAGCCGTCAAAGCAATCTATAACGATCACTTTAAAGACGGCCATCCTAAAAAAGAAGTTTAAATTCCGAGAGCTTTATTTAAATCAGTTGGTAAATCCTCGATTGCCAACTTTTTTGTATGAAGGACTTTTTTATTAAAGAGGCCATTAATTGCCTCAGGAACTGCTTGACCGCTCAAATCAGATAAAAGATTCAAATTTGTCTGCGGATCATTGCCGGCTTCTTTTCCGAGCGCTTTCAAAACAGTTTCGGCAAACTTAAAGGGGCTGGCTGTTGCAACGATGAGTTGTTGCCTATCGCTTGGAAAATCTTTCTCAACAGAAACCGCGACCGCTGTATGGGGATCCAATAAATAGTTGTTCTGCTGAAATGTTTCCCGGATTGTTTGAGCAGTTGTTTTAGGATCGGCAAAAGCTGCATTAAAAGAATCCTGAAGCCTGCTCAAAGAAAGATCATCAAGCTGATATCGACGCTTATCGGCCAAATCTTTCATCCAAGCAGCGACCGCCTTGGAACCGGCAACGTCAAATAAAAGTCGTTCCAAATTACTGGAAACAAGAATATCCATTGCCGGGCTGCTGGTAACTTGGAAGGAACGATCGGCATCGTAAATCCCGGTTGCAAAAAAATCAGTCAGAACGTGATTAGCATTAGAAGCAACAGTTAGTTTCCCGATTGGGACACCGAGTTTTTTTGCCCAGTAGGCAGCCAGAATATCACCAAAATTACCGGTCGGAACCGTTACATCCAATTTTTCACCAGCCAATAAGCGTTTATCCTTGACCAATTGAGCGTATGCATAGACATAGTAAATAACCTGAGGTATCAAGCGTCCAATGTTAATTGAATTCGCGGAGGAAAAAGCAAGTGACGCTGCATTCATTTTTTGAATTAATCGATGATCCGTTAAAAGATTTTTAACTGCTTTTTGAGCGTCGTCGAAATTGCCCGTTACAGCAACAACATGAGTATTTTTGCCGTCAGCCGTTGTCATTTGCTGACGCTGTAATTTAGAAACGCCGACCGACGGGTAATAAACAACGATTTTTGTCTGCGGGACATCACTAAAACCCTTTAAAGCCGCACCACCGGTATCACCGGAAGTTGCCGTTAGAATAACAAGAGTCTTTGAACTGCCACTTTTTTTGATAGCTGCTGTCAGCAGATAAGGCAAAAGCGAAAGGGCCATATCTTTAAAAGCCAAAGTCGGTCCATGAAACAATTCCAATAAATTTCGTTTGCCGTCAAGTTGATGGACTCTAACAATTTTTGAATCATCAAAATCACGATAAGCCGATTTCAAAAAATCAGCTATTTCAGAATTTGAAAATTCGTCAAAAAAAGTCGAAAGAACCAACTGCCCAATCTGAAGATAATTTTCATCCTGCAATTTTTTCCAATTAAAATCAATCGTTGGAAAAACAAGCGGTACATAAAGCCCGCCATCTGGTGCCAATCCGTTGATAAGGGCGTCAATCCCATCAACAATCGCTGCTTGTCCGCGTGTACTTTGAAATTTCATATAACCTCTGCCGACATAATAGCAGAAAGCAAGCCAGCGTGTTAACATTTGTTCATGAAAAACTATCGGATTGGAATTTTCGGCTTGGGAACGGTCGCCAGCGGACTGATTAAAATCTTAAAAAAAGAAAAAATTAACTATCAAAATAGGTTCGGAGTTAATTTCGAGCTTTCTCAAGTGGTAGTTCACGATCTTCAAAAAAAACGCGATCCAGAACTCGGTGAACTGAACATTTCCGACGATCCAAAAAAAATTATCGAAAATCCAGCAATCGATATTGTCGTTGAACTTATTGGTGGCAAGACAGTAGCTAAGAGTTTAATTGAGAAATCACTTCAGGCTGGCAAACATGTTGTTACGGCCAATAAGGATTTGATCGCCAGCGAAGGACGAAAACTAAGTCGGCTTGCCAAAGAAAAGCATGTCGGTCTTTTTTATGAAGCAGCTGTTGCTGGTGGAATTCCTATTTTAAGATCCCTTTCGAATAGCTTGGCTTCCGATGAAATCGAACAAATCAATGGGATCGTTAATGGAACGTCCAATTTTATCCTTTCGCAAATGCGCCAAAAACGGATCTCATATTCAAGTGCCTTAAAAACAGCTCAGGAAAAAGGCTTTGCCGAAGCTGATCCAACTAATGACGTAGATGGAATCGATGCTGCTTATAAACTACAAATTCTGACGGATTTTGCATTCGGAAAACAAATTAACCAACGGGATATTCAAATGAGCGGAATTCGAACAATCACCCAAGCCGATTTGCACGATGTAGCTGATCTCGGTTATGAAATAAAACTGTTGGCCAATGCTACGGTCATTTCCAATAAATTAGAATTGTCGGTTGCTCCGACACTCGTCCCTAAAGAACATCCGCTGGCATCAGTCCAAAACGAAAACAACGCCGTTTTTGTTAATGGGCGATATTCGGGCGGCCTAATGTTCTATGGACCTGGTGCCGGTGAGTTTCCAACTGCCAACTCGGTTGCTGCCGATTTGATAGAACTCGTTAAAAGGATTAATTACCCAGAAAGTTTCAACTCGAATTTTTCTTCCGATTTAACTCTGGCAAAACCAAAGGACCGGATTGCCAGCCGTTACATCGTTTTCAACGTAGCTAACCGTCCAGGGGTAATGCACAAATTATCAGCCTTTTTCCTAATGAGCGACATCAACTTTC of the Oenococcus sp. UCMA 16435 genome contains:
- a CDS encoding ECF-type riboflavin transporter substrate-binding protein: MQEKKKSFISVRDVVAIGIGTAVFFVLMRFLAVPTPVANTTINLGEPWLSLIGAIFGPIVGFLVGFIGHALNDTASGWGVWWTWVFADGVLGLLLGLTKSRLKLQSEPLTKKKIIFFNIWQIISNAIAWFLIAPLGDIVVYKQPAAKVFLQGIWAGVGNMVAIAIVGTILLAAYSKTRTRSGSLKSED
- a CDS encoding NTP transferase domain-containing protein; translated protein: MSEVDVVILAAGKGVRMKDGIPKPLHEVAGLPMLEWICRAVRKFDPKNIIAVQAADEDFSSYVDETVVQKEQLGSADALRNAFPKIDAEKLIVINADMPLITENALIDLVKQGEGFDAALLTADLKKPFGYGRVIPVGERNVVEQIVEEKDATTDQQKINLVNAGVYLFRTDYIKRAINNVTTDNSQSEYYLTDALPGAKIVQAADWQDILGVNTQQQLAAVSKIARKRINNQMMTNGVTMIDPLTTYIDANVLVGTGTIIKPGTVIEHDSVIGAENVIGPYAHLREKTITGIDVHIGNFVETKNAKIGDHTHIGHLTYVGDAEVGQAVNIGAGTIFVNYDGKNKHITKVGDRAFIGSNSKLIAPVEIASEAITAAGSTITDNVDRHAMGIARQRQTNKADFWQRMSHEDFAAKYDAEHGQGEDKP
- the purR gene encoding pur operon repressor, which translates into the protein MKTPRAERLVDMTHYLVERPRTLVPLTFFANRYSSAKSSISEDLTILKKTLKERGVGLLETIPGAAGGAKFYPYILEREADEFVNDMLKQVNDETRVLPGGYVYLSDLLGKPSVLRQVGRLVATEYLNTDIQAVMTAATKGVPMAAAVAEQLNVPFVIVRSGENKVTEGPTVSVNYLTGSSKHVEKMELSRRSLPTGLNILIVDDFMKAGGTINGMKTLAKEFDSDVKGVAIFAEGRAQERQVDDFTSLLHVDTNLDSGEVIKVQFGNYKQNIFRGRENKIVRS
- a CDS encoding aspartate kinase, whose translation is MKIVKFGGSSLASGTQIRKVFRIVKSDPERKIVVVSAPGKRFKGDVKITDLLLQLAEAILSKEKTAQIYEQIFLRYQAIGDFFKIPATGIEELKAHLYSVAKANYPSDEFFKAALSAQGENMSARLITIIFKQLGMNVRLLTPKEVGLTVSDEARKAQILPGSYAKIAQTEIADNEVLIFPGFFGITKNGLINTFSRGGSDITGAILARGFGADLYENFTDVDSIYAVNPNLVDNPAPIREMTYNEMRELSYAGFAVFHDEAILPAIQGKIPICVKNTNHPEMPGTIIVPRDKVSHKNKITGIASSHHFQAIYLHRYLVNREVGFTAKILKIMADLDISYEHMPSGIDDLTIILDKNQLTKGRKEKLTQRIKDEIQPDDLQWKNDYAIIMVVGEGLVNRVGAMADIVDPIRNAGISLTMVNQGSSEISIMLGVRPEDEQKAVKAIYNDHFKDGHPKKEV
- a CDS encoding threonine synthase, which gives rise to MKFQSTRGQAAIVDGIDALINGLAPDGGLYVPLVFPTIDFNWKKLQDENYLQIGQLVLSTFFDEFSNSEIADFLKSAYRDFDDSKIVRVHQLDGKRNLLELFHGPTLAFKDMALSLLPYLLTAAIKKSGSSKTLVILTATSGDTGGAALKGFSDVPQTKIVVYYPSVGVSKLQRQQMTTADGKNTHVVAVTGNFDDAQKAVKNLLTDHRLIQKMNAASLAFSSANSINIGRLIPQVIYYVYAYAQLVKDKRLLAGEKLDVTVPTGNFGDILAAYWAKKLGVPIGKLTVASNANHVLTDFFATGIYDADRSFQVTSSPAMDILVSSNLERLLFDVAGSKAVAAWMKDLADKRRYQLDDLSLSRLQDSFNAAFADPKTTAQTIRETFQQNNYLLDPHTAVAVSVEKDFPSDRQQLIVATASPFKFAETVLKALGKEAGNDPQTNLNLLSDLSGQAVPEAINGLFNKKVLHTKKLAIEDLPTDLNKALGI
- a CDS encoding homoserine dehydrogenase: MKNYRIGIFGLGTVASGLIKILKKEKINYQNRFGVNFELSQVVVHDLQKKRDPELGELNISDDPKKIIENPAIDIVVELIGGKTVAKSLIEKSLQAGKHVVTANKDLIASEGRKLSRLAKEKHVGLFYEAAVAGGIPILRSLSNSLASDEIEQINGIVNGTSNFILSQMRQKRISYSSALKTAQEKGFAEADPTNDVDGIDAAYKLQILTDFAFGKQINQRDIQMSGIRTITQADLHDVADLGYEIKLLANATVISNKLELSVAPTLVPKEHPLASVQNENNAVFVNGRYSGGLMFYGPGAGEFPTANSVAADLIELVKRINYPESFNSNFSSDLTLAKPKDRIASRYIVFNVANRPGVMHKLSAFFLMSDINFRNIRQYDPVGENTRVVIITYPASDAQLNPVKTTIRKARGVEIVHEFKLLIEPKEVTNA